Below is a window of Frigoribacterium sp. SL97 DNA.
GGGTTCGCCCCATGTCTTCACCGTGCGCCCACGAGGCGCCCACCGCACCCGCGCCACCCGCGCATGAACAGGGAGCAGACCATGCCCCACCCGACCGCGACGACCGAGCCCATCACCCCGGCCATCGCTGACGCCCTCACCGACCTCGCCGACGACACCGAGATCATCGAGGCCGTCACCCTGACCCTCCACCCCGACTGGGAGCCGTCGCCGGCCGGCGTCGACGACAAGCAGCTCGCTCACGGCCGCGCCCACTGGCGCGGCGTCGTCGACCTGCTCACGCGAGACGGCGGGGTCGCCGCAGAGGCTTTCCCCGCCGCGGCCGCCGACTTCCGGTAGCCGCCCTCCCCGCAACGCGGGGGTGTTCCGAACGAGCAGTCAGGGCGCTACGTCCTTCCCCGCCACCGCGGGGGTTCCTACCGAAAGCGAGAAGCGATGCGAGCTGTCCTCCGGGCACTTCGTGCTGACGCGACCGCACGACTCGGCTCCGTCGGCACGCGCACCGTCGCAGTCTCGATCGTCGTCGTCTGCGCGGTCGCAGGAATTCTCGTCGCACCTCTCCGGAACACCGTCACCCTCATCGTGCTCGTCATCGCGGGCTGCGCCCTTCTGTACGCCCACCGCCTGAACCGAATCGCCGACCTCAAGGTCGACCTAGAAGAGAGATCCCCCTCATGACCGACACCACCTTCCGCAGCGACGTCACCGTCAAGCTCGTCCGAGCAGCCGCCACCGACTCGGACGTCCTCTTCGCTGCCCGCGTCTCCACGGTCGGCGAGGAGACCCTCGAGCGTGCTCTCGCCACCGACGACACCGAGCTCACCAAGGCTGACGCCGGCCTCATCAACTACCTCATGCGGGACCGCCACGGCTCGCCCTTCGAGCACAACAGCTTCACCTTCTACGTCGAGGCGCCGATCTTCGTCTTCCGCGAGTTCATGAGGCACCGCATGGCCTCCTACAACGAGCAGAGTGGCAGGTACGGCGTCATGGCCCCAACCGCCTACACGCCCGGCCCCGACCGCGCCCTGCAGCAGATCGGCAAGCCCGGCGCCTACGAGTTCATCGCCGGCACGCCCGAGCAGCACGACATCGTCCAGAAGGAGATCCTCGAGGCCACCACGCAGGCCTTCGAGGCCTACCACCGCATGCTCGACGCCGGCATCGCCAAGGAGGTCGCCCGCATCGTGCTGCCGGTCAACACCTTCTCGGCGATGTACGTCACGGTCAACGCCCGATCGATGATGAACTTCCTCAGCCTGCGCACCAAGCGCGAGGGCTCCCACTTCCCGTCGTTCCCGCAGCGCGAGATCGAGATGTGCGCCGAGGAGATGGAGAAGGCCTTCCAGGAGGCCATGCCCGTCACGCACGCCGCCTTCCAGCGGAACGGCCGCGTCGCCCCGTAGGGCCCGCACACGTACCCGTCATGAGCACCTTCAACGAGACCGAGCACCCGCGCGCCACCACCGGCGTCTTCACCGACAAGACCCAGAGCGCTCCGGAGACGACCCTCTCCCGGGCGCACCTCGAGTTCGGCCCCGGTGACGAGCTGCCGAACCTCGGCCCGAACAGCGTCGTGCGCATCGACGGCGAGACCGCCTACCGCGTCGGCTACCCGTTCAGCCGCAGCGACTGGATCACCGGGGACGGCCGTGAGGTCACGACCGAAGGCGCACACGTCACCGTCGGACCGGAGGACGTCTTCGAGGGCGAGAGGTCGGTCATGTACCAGCCGGCCGCCGCCCTCGTCGCCGGTGACCTCCTCTACGACACGGAGGACGACCCGGAGCCGAGCGGCACCGTCGTCAGCGTCTACCGCTGCCGTACGAGCATCGAAGAGGTCACCGTGACGTTCACCGACCCGGACGGCGAGAAGCGCACCCTCGTCGTGCCGCCCAGCGGGGAGCTCATGGCTCGACGAACGGCGAACCCGTACCGGTACGACGCGGAGCACGGCTCCTACTGGGACAACGTCCGCGGCGTCTCCAGCGAGGAGACCACGGCGGCCGACCTGGACGTCATCGTCTCGAAGGAGTCCGAGGACGACTTCATGCTCGCCGTCATCGGCAACCCGAACGCGACGGCCGAGCACATCGAGAAGGCGTCGCAGCACAGCAGCTTCACCGTCCGTCGCGCGGCCGTCTTCGACCCGCGCACGTCGGCCGAGACGCTCCGCCGCATCGAAGCTGAGGCCATGGCGGCGTCCACCGCGGAAGCACACCTCCGGAAGGAGGAGGGCATCAGCCCGAACACCAGCTACCGCGACGCCGCCATCCGCTCGAGCGACAGCCTCGCCCGCGCCGCCCGGCAGCAGCTGAGCCGGCGGTGACTGCCGCGGACCCGATGGCGAGGAAGCTCACGCTCCTCGACAAGGTCGACCTCAGCGTGTTCTTCGTCGTGACCATCACGCACATGGTGACGGTCCTTGCTGCGGTCGCCGTCGGCGGGCTCGTCGTCCTCGGCCTGGTCAGCAACGTCATGCCGCTCTTGACACTTGCCTCGGTCGCTGTGGCGTCGAAGGTCTACCTCCTCGTGGCCATGCGGCTCGCGCGACGGCGCCGGCCAAGACCTGCTGCATCTCGCGCACCAAAAGCCCTCTAGCCATCGACTACCGGCTTCGAACAAGCCTTGAGCTCAGGCGGTCGATGCCGGTCCTCATCCACCCTGACGGGCCTGAGAGAGCTGCGGTGGCTAGCAGTCCGAGAACGAACAGGAGTAGCCATACCCACGCCCGGCCAAGGAAGCCGAAGGGGCGCCAATCAGTAGTCAGCGTAAGTTCCTGGTCCTTGGTCATGTCGCCGACCGTGATGAACTTGTCTGGGCTTGTTTCCTCGATCTCCCCGTAGGCCGAGACGATTGAGCATGAGGGGCAGACCGAAACCTGAACGGGAGGGATGTAGGTCGTCACGCCGTCTTCGGGCGTGTAGTTCTTCATGTCCTTGCTGTCGACCGTCACCCAGCGGGGCGCTTCGACTCCCTCGGATGACCAACCCACCGTCCAGACCTGCTGCCAGTCTCCGTCATGGCGAATCTGCGAGGTCACTGGAGCATCAATGTCTAGCTCCAGGTAGAACGAGACGTAGACGCGATCGCTGCCGGGCGTCTCTTGGACGAATGGCGTGATGTCGAAGGGAGCGACGGGCCCGTCACTCCTATCCGTGGGTTGAAATGTCCACTCGGCAAGCTCCTTGCGACCGTCGGCGTCTAGGCCTACCTGGTAGCGCAGGCCTAGAAAACGCTTGCTCACATTCACTTGCCATGACAGATACTCCTCGGAGACATCGCGTCCGGCCGGCAACGAGAACTCGGCCTCGATAATGATGCGCGGGGTCCGTTTCGCGCCCAGCTGTTGAGCAAACGATCGGCGCTCCTCCACCGTCATGAAGACCTGCGTCCCCACAGCCCCCGCTGAGTAGCCAGTCGGGTTCTTCGGTGTCACCGAGACTGAGAAGGGCTCTGACCGTGGAGCATCCGTGGTACTGAGCAGCTGAGGAATCACCGCTCCCCCGAGTGCGATCAGGACGCTGACCGCGAGAGCCGTGACGAACGCAGCGCGCCGGACGAGCCGTGTCAGTCGCGCGGAGAGCGCAGCCACGGCAGCGTCGTGGGTCTCCTGGGCTGCGCGCTCCTGGGCGACGCGAGCTGCCTCTGCTCGCGCCAGTCGGTCACGGCGCGCAACTTCAGCCTCGACGGCCGCACGTTCGGCCGCCTGCTTCTTCGCTTCGCGGGCAACTCGTTGCGCT
It encodes the following:
- the thyX gene encoding FAD-dependent thymidylate synthase, whose translation is MTDTTFRSDVTVKLVRAAATDSDVLFAARVSTVGEETLERALATDDTELTKADAGLINYLMRDRHGSPFEHNSFTFYVEAPIFVFREFMRHRMASYNEQSGRYGVMAPTAYTPGPDRALQQIGKPGAYEFIAGTPEQHDIVQKEILEATTQAFEAYHRMLDAGIAKEVARIVLPVNTFSAMYVTVNARSMMNFLSLRTKREGSHFPSFPQREIEMCAEEMEKAFQEAMPVTHAAFQRNGRVAP